In a genomic window of Deltaproteobacteria bacterium:
- a CDS encoding rhomboid family intramembrane serine protease, which yields MATRKGGSILCPNCGRLIGSDELRCPHCGLSSPGSWWKNNIWTRGFRNADQVVRAIIYTNVAIYAISVLLYPRAWSLSFNPFSFLSPTGRSLLLLGATGTIPIDRLHRWWTLLSANYIHGGLLHILFNMFALRQLGGLVAQEYGIYRMVVIYTLGGVIGFLVSYLAGVRLTIGASAAVCSLIGAVLYYGKSRGGSYGQTIFRQIGGWAVGIFLFGILMPGIDNWAHGGGILAGVFLGFSLGYHERSRESFSHKILAGICIVLTLAILGWAVLSSIYYRIAG from the coding sequence ATGGCGACTCGTAAAGGAGGATCGATCCTCTGCCCCAACTGCGGCAGACTCATCGGCTCGGATGAGCTCCGTTGCCCCCACTGCGGTCTGAGCAGTCCTGGTTCATGGTGGAAAAACAACATCTGGACTCGTGGGTTCCGTAATGCCGATCAGGTTGTGAGGGCCATAATCTATACCAATGTGGCCATCTATGCGATTTCTGTTCTCCTCTACCCAAGGGCGTGGAGCCTCTCCTTCAATCCCTTCTCCTTCCTATCTCCCACCGGCCGGAGCCTCCTGCTTCTGGGTGCCACAGGGACCATACCCATCGACCGTCTGCACCGCTGGTGGACCCTCCTCTCTGCCAATTACATCCACGGGGGCCTTCTCCACATTCTTTTCAATATGTTCGCCTTGAGGCAGTTAGGCGGTCTTGTCGCTCAGGAATACGGGATCTACCGGATGGTTGTTATCTACACCCTGGGCGGCGTCATCGGTTTCCTGGTCTCTTATCTCGCAGGTGTGCGGCTGACCATCGGTGCCTCTGCAGCTGTGTGCAGCCTTATAGGAGCCGTCCTATACTACGGGAAGAGCCGGGGAGGGTCATACGGCCAGACGATTTTTCGACAGATCGGCGGTTGGGCCGTGGGGATCTTCCTTTTCGGCATACTGATGCCGGGGATCGACAACTGGGCCCATGGCGGGGGTATCCTTGCAGGCGTGTTTCTCGGCTTCTCGCTGGGGTATCACGAAAGGAGCCGGGAGAGTTTCTCTCACAAGATCCTTGCGGGTATCTGTATTGTCTTGACATTGGCGATTCTGGGGTGGGCGGTTCTATCGAGCATCTACTACCGAATCGCGGGATAG
- a CDS encoding M1 family metallopeptidase yields the protein MKSEKPINYKINLEPDLERFIFSGTVEITFEPPSPVSQVALDALDLTVMSCQMQRGDGYLDCSFHVDRSRQVLLVLLPQKETGRILLRIEYEGSINAGMTGFYRSRYSTQGRTEYIAVTQFQERDARRAIPCFDHPHKKATFDVEMRVPEDLVAISNGPVIEETPVEGGKKIVRFGQTPKMSTYLLFFGVGRFEFATNPEDQRVRGVTVPGMSRYAGFGLEFARKSLEFCEDYYGIPYPLPKLDLIAVPDFAFGAMENWGAITFRENLLLRYPNLTSRAGEERICEVVAHEITHQWFGNLVSPSDWKYLWLNESFATYFGYGIVDHYYPEWDIWNEFLQGQTQQAFERDALRETFPIELPEGERAAITGATAPIIYNKAGSILRQLEGYMGKPNFREGLRSYLKEHEYGCAASHDLWKAFEAVSERPIIRIAKSWIEQPGFPIVEVERREGRLFVSQTRFTYLPHESRQEWLIPLTVRLFYEHGKTELLSTLLEGKEQVVEIGMEPVAYKVNDRQMGFYRVRYRDRKDLGELGRRVLAKDLLPEDRWGLQNDLYALVRRGDVPIGDYLNFLSYYEKEDSFLPLAGMDGNLFQAFLVAKETEKEKIRSLTRSMFQRTLSEIGFEPRPGEKHTMSVLRDRIIWHSAIYGSTEVEGFARDKFESLMRGEAVHPDILKSVMQVGALNGHDRAFHWLTRKFLVSESEHERMNLLAALGCFRETPLIEKAREFVLESVPSRNRFIPIVSMALNPYAVDSMWDWYVSNLERLEQFHPMHYERVIEAIVPVGGIGREEEVRAFFEDYMKKKELARDVIRLSLEKLEIHSRMHHS from the coding sequence ATGAAGAGTGAGAAACCAATAAACTACAAGATCAACCTCGAACCCGACCTTGAACGATTCATCTTCTCAGGGACGGTGGAGATCACCTTTGAGCCCCCCTCGCCGGTGAGTCAAGTGGCTCTGGACGCCCTGGACCTGACCGTTATGAGCTGCCAGATGCAGAGAGGAGACGGATATCTCGATTGTTCCTTCCATGTGGACAGGAGCCGGCAGGTCCTACTCGTCTTACTACCCCAAAAGGAGACCGGTAGAATCCTATTGAGAATAGAGTACGAGGGGTCGATCAACGCTGGGATGACAGGCTTCTACCGGAGTCGATATTCGACTCAGGGCAGGACAGAGTACATCGCAGTAACCCAATTTCAAGAGCGTGACGCAAGAAGGGCTATCCCCTGCTTTGACCACCCCCACAAGAAGGCGACCTTCGACGTGGAAATGAGAGTTCCCGAAGACCTTGTGGCTATATCGAACGGACCGGTCATCGAAGAGACACCCGTGGAGGGTGGGAAGAAGATCGTGAGATTCGGGCAGACCCCCAAGATGTCCACCTACCTGCTCTTTTTCGGTGTCGGCAGGTTCGAGTTTGCCACAAATCCTGAGGATCAGAGGGTTCGTGGGGTCACCGTGCCCGGCATGTCACGATACGCCGGGTTCGGCTTGGAGTTCGCCCGGAAATCCCTTGAGTTCTGCGAGGACTATTACGGGATACCCTACCCCCTTCCCAAGCTCGACCTCATCGCCGTTCCGGATTTTGCCTTTGGGGCCATGGAGAATTGGGGGGCCATCACTTTTCGTGAGAACCTTCTTCTCCGCTACCCGAATCTCACCTCCAGGGCCGGCGAGGAGAGGATATGCGAGGTCGTCGCCCACGAGATCACCCACCAGTGGTTTGGGAATCTGGTGAGTCCTTCGGATTGGAAATACCTCTGGCTCAATGAGAGTTTTGCCACCTATTTCGGTTACGGCATTGTCGACCACTATTACCCGGAATGGGATATCTGGAACGAATTCCTGCAGGGTCAAACCCAGCAAGCCTTTGAACGCGACGCCCTCAGGGAGACTTTCCCCATCGAACTGCCCGAAGGGGAACGAGCGGCCATCACCGGAGCGACGGCTCCAATCATCTACAACAAGGCAGGCAGTATCCTGAGGCAGCTCGAAGGTTATATGGGCAAGCCCAACTTCAGGGAAGGGCTGAGAAGCTACCTGAAAGAACACGAATACGGCTGTGCAGCCAGCCACGACCTATGGAAGGCTTTCGAGGCCGTTTCGGAGAGGCCGATCATTCGCATAGCGAAGAGCTGGATCGAACAGCCCGGATTCCCAATAGTGGAGGTCGAAAGAAGGGAAGGCAGACTCTTTGTCAGCCAAACGAGGTTTACATACCTGCCACACGAATCTCGGCAAGAGTGGTTGATCCCTCTCACGGTGCGGCTCTTCTACGAACATGGCAAAACGGAATTATTGTCCACTCTTCTTGAGGGGAAAGAGCAAGTCGTGGAGATCGGCATGGAGCCTGTGGCATACAAGGTAAATGACAGGCAGATGGGATTCTACCGGGTCCGATACAGAGACAGAAAGGATCTGGGTGAACTGGGCAGGAGAGTTTTGGCAAAAGACCTCCTGCCAGAGGACAGGTGGGGCCTCCAGAACGACCTCTATGCCTTGGTCCGGCGAGGTGACGTCCCTATCGGCGACTACCTGAATTTCCTTTCCTATTACGAGAAGGAGGATTCCTTTCTGCCCCTGGCCGGCATGGACGGGAATCTCTTCCAGGCTTTTCTCGTGGCAAAAGAGACAGAGAAAGAGAAGATCCGCTCCCTGACAAGGTCCATGTTCCAGAGGACTCTCTCAGAGATAGGCTTTGAACCGAGACCGGGCGAAAAACACACCATGTCTGTCCTGAGGGACCGGATCATCTGGCATAGTGCCATCTACGGTTCGACCGAAGTCGAAGGGTTTGCCCGCGACAAGTTCGAGTCTCTCATGAGGGGAGAGGCTGTCCATCCCGACATCCTGAAGAGTGTGATGCAGGTGGGCGCTCTGAATGGCCATGACCGGGCCTTCCACTGGCTGACCCGGAAGTTCCTGGTGTCAGAGAGTGAGCATGAAAGGATGAATCTGCTCGCCGCCCTAGGGTGCTTCAGGGAGACGCCGCTGATCGAGAAGGCAAGAGAATTCGTCCTGGAGAGTGTACCCAGCCGGAACAGGTTCATTCCCATTGTTTCCATGGCCCTGAACCCCTATGCAGTCGACTCCATGTGGGACTGGTATGTCTCCAATCTTGAAAGACTCGAGCAGTTTCATCCCATGCACTACGAGAGGGTCATCGAGGCCATCGTCCCGGTGGGTGGAATCGGGAGAGAAGAGGAAGTGCGGGCCTTCTTCGAGGACTATATGAAGAAAAAGGAACTGGCCAGGGATGTCATAAGGCTCTCCCTTGAGAAGCTGGAAATCCATTCAAGGATGCACCACTCGTAG
- a CDS encoding MFS transporter: protein MGGDSKNIDGWLLGVCTARVFTYLVFMAYPAALPVLRDQWGMSGAAAGSISTGFQLGYAVSLVFFSELADRLGAKRVFLWSQFLTAATALLFAVFARTYHSGLFLYTLVGLSMGGTYPPALMMIAGRYPSARRGRAMGFFIASTSVGYALSLGISGLVLSRAGYPTCFLLTCLGPTVGLLLAWLALGSTPNRTFPRLQDQGFSREVLHNKTAVLYVAGYTFHSWELLGMWAWTPAFVSACLVKGGAGISKAAGNGAYIVSSFHLMGVVASLSMGSLSDRFGRASVILLVGSVSAACSFTMGWSIRFPTVFVIALGMIYAFSALGDSPILSAGLTESVSTAYLGAAFALRSLLGFGAGAISPLAFGAVLDILNPARSQGTGYASWGWAYGVFGLGGLGVVLVAYLLEKAESRESGFPE, encoded by the coding sequence GTGGGAGGAGATTCAAAGAACATCGACGGGTGGCTCCTGGGGGTCTGCACTGCCCGAGTCTTCACATACCTCGTGTTCATGGCCTACCCCGCGGCATTGCCGGTTCTCCGGGACCAGTGGGGTATGTCCGGGGCTGCTGCAGGATCTATCTCGACCGGGTTCCAGCTCGGCTATGCCGTCTCTCTGGTCTTCTTTTCCGAGTTGGCCGACAGGCTCGGGGCCAAAAGAGTCTTTCTCTGGTCGCAGTTCCTGACGGCTGCCACTGCTTTGCTCTTTGCCGTCTTTGCCCGGACCTATCACTCGGGCCTGTTCCTCTATACGCTTGTCGGCCTCTCCATGGGCGGAACCTATCCCCCCGCCCTCATGATGATCGCCGGGCGGTACCCCAGCGCCCGGCGTGGCAGGGCGATGGGGTTTTTCATCGCAAGCACCTCCGTCGGTTATGCCCTCTCCCTGGGGATAAGCGGGCTGGTACTGTCTCGCGCCGGCTATCCTACCTGCTTTCTTCTGACTTGTCTAGGGCCGACAGTGGGGTTACTCCTGGCATGGTTGGCCCTTGGATCCACGCCCAACAGGACATTCCCCAGGCTCCAAGACCAGGGGTTCTCCAGAGAGGTCCTCCATAACAAGACGGCGGTTCTATACGTCGCGGGCTATACCTTCCATAGTTGGGAGCTCTTGGGAATGTGGGCCTGGACGCCGGCCTTTGTCTCGGCCTGCCTGGTCAAGGGTGGCGCCGGGATCTCGAAGGCAGCAGGCAACGGTGCGTACATCGTCAGTTCCTTCCACCTCATGGGAGTAGTCGCCTCACTTTCCATGGGCTCCTTGTCTGACAGGTTCGGCCGCGCTTCTGTCATCCTTCTCGTGGGAAGCGTGAGCGCGGCCTGTTCCTTCACAATGGGTTGGTCAATCCGGTTTCCCACGGTCTTTGTCATCGCTCTGGGCATGATCTACGCCTTTTCAGCTCTTGGAGACTCCCCCATCCTCTCTGCAGGGCTCACCGAGTCGGTCAGCACCGCATACCTGGGAGCAGCTTTCGCCTTGCGCTCCCTCCTCGGGTTTGGGGCTGGAGCGATCTCGCCCCTTGCATTCGGAGCCGTCCTCGACATTCTCAACCCTGCCCGTTCCCAGGGAACTGGCTATGCATCCTGGGGCTGGGCATATGGAGTATTCGGCCTTGGAGGGCTGGGAGTGGTCCTGGTAGCATATCTCCTCGAGAAAGCAGAATCCAGAGAATCAGGGTTCCCCGAGTAG
- a CDS encoding YqgE/AlgH family protein → MFRSTLKDRRRTRGALVPFPVIMALVLLVVWPGPSAAGPVAWMVSDTSMPLWLVQGSSPGEGLASGEFLVASTHLRDPNFSETAVLLVDYARHGAMGLIINRPSKLRLSSLWPGIGPLDERADTVYVGGPVARGQMLMLIRSNIRPEESHRVLEKVYVTGSRSVIEEMLHHPRREVDFRAFVGYAGWGPGQLDHEVSRGDWYVLKADGETIFDMEPSEIWPELIRRSSVLWAKLRVGGEKTSGISVTAQGNIRSDLWKRHRRESCRP, encoded by the coding sequence ATGTTTCGGTCAACCCTAAAGGATAGGAGAAGAACCCGAGGTGCTCTTGTTCCGTTTCCGGTCATCATGGCCCTGGTACTCCTTGTGGTTTGGCCGGGTCCCTCTGCGGCAGGCCCGGTGGCTTGGATGGTCTCCGACACCTCCATGCCCCTCTGGTTGGTTCAGGGATCGAGCCCCGGGGAGGGACTGGCTTCCGGAGAGTTTCTCGTGGCAAGCACGCACCTGAGAGATCCCAACTTCTCGGAAACGGCGGTCCTCCTGGTGGATTATGCCCGGCACGGTGCCATGGGTCTGATCATCAACCGGCCGAGTAAGTTGAGGCTCTCCAGCCTCTGGCCGGGGATAGGGCCCCTCGATGAGCGGGCAGATACCGTCTACGTGGGGGGACCGGTGGCAAGAGGCCAGATGCTCATGCTGATCCGATCGAATATCCGGCCCGAGGAGTCTCATCGCGTTCTTGAGAAGGTCTACGTCACTGGCAGCAGGAGCGTAATCGAGGAGATGCTCCATCATCCGAGAAGAGAGGTGGACTTCCGGGCCTTTGTCGGCTATGCCGGCTGGGGCCCCGGACAGCTCGACCATGAGGTGTCCAGGGGCGACTGGTACGTCCTCAAGGCCGACGGAGAAACCATTTTTGACATGGAGCCATCAGAGATCTGGCCTGAGCTTATCCGGCGGAGCTCGGTTCTATGGGCCAAGTTACGGGTTGGCGGCGAGAAGACATCAGGGATCAGTGTCACAGCCCAAGGGAACATCCGGTCAGACCTCTGGAAACGTCACAGACGGGAATCCTGCAGGCCATGA
- a CDS encoding transcriptional regulator: MDRQEFLRGRQSLNKTQSQMARLLGVSLKAVQSFEQGLRRVPVHAERQLLFLLALKAFSKSKPEPCWAIERCPLETKRKCPAWEFRAGHLCWFINGTICEGKVQESWSKKMELCRKCEAFRPILSLLTASPGR; the protein is encoded by the coding sequence ATGGACAGGCAGGAGTTTTTGCGGGGGCGACAGAGTCTGAACAAGACCCAGAGCCAGATGGCGCGGCTGCTGGGTGTTTCTCTCAAGGCCGTGCAGAGCTTTGAACAGGGGCTGAGGAGGGTTCCTGTCCATGCGGAAAGGCAGCTGCTTTTCCTCCTGGCTTTGAAGGCTTTTTCCAAGAGCAAGCCCGAGCCATGTTGGGCCATAGAGAGGTGTCCCCTGGAGACGAAAAGAAAGTGCCCTGCATGGGAATTCCGTGCCGGTCATCTCTGCTGGTTCATCAATGGCACGATCTGTGAGGGAAAGGTGCAGGAGAGCTGGAGCAAGAAGATGGAGCTGTGCAGGAAGTGCGAGGCCTTCAGACCTATTCTGTCTCTTCTTACCGCCTCACCCGGGAGGTAA
- a CDS encoding 2-hydroxy-3-oxopropionate reductase, with product MERIGFIGLGIMGRPMAENLIKGGYRLVVYNRSHGPVEELAGQGATPASSAREVAEKTDVVITMLPDSPDVEQVVLGPGGVREGLHPGMLYIDMSTIAPSTSRKIYETLHALGVEGLDAPVSGGQQGAVEGTLSIMAGGTEQAFKRALPIFQVLGKNVVLIGGPGAGQIAKACNQIIVALNILAVAEAMTLAAKSGVDPANVRRALLGGFAQSRALELHGQRILDRNFEPGFRIRLHRKDLAIALQTGRESSLPLLATAQVAELMNGLLATGRGDLDHSALALLVEEFGGSKIES from the coding sequence ATGGAGCGCATAGGATTCATCGGTTTGGGAATCATGGGCAGACCCATGGCAGAGAACCTGATCAAAGGGGGTTACCGTCTCGTCGTGTACAATCGCAGCCACGGCCCCGTGGAGGAACTGGCCGGTCAGGGGGCCACCCCGGCCTCATCTGCCAGAGAGGTTGCAGAGAAGACCGACGTGGTCATAACCATGCTTCCAGACTCGCCAGACGTGGAACAGGTGGTTCTCGGGCCCGGGGGTGTGAGGGAGGGGCTCCACCCGGGAATGCTTTACATCGACATGTCCACCATCGCGCCGAGTACTTCCAGGAAGATCTACGAGACCCTCCACGCCCTGGGCGTGGAGGGTCTCGACGCCCCGGTATCCGGCGGCCAGCAAGGAGCCGTCGAGGGAACCCTCTCCATAATGGCGGGAGGCACGGAACAGGCCTTCAAGAGGGCTCTGCCCATCTTCCAGGTGCTCGGAAAGAACGTTGTTCTCATAGGAGGTCCTGGCGCCGGGCAGATAGCGAAGGCGTGCAACCAGATAATAGTGGCCCTGAACATCCTGGCCGTAGCCGAAGCCATGACCCTGGCCGCGAAATCAGGAGTGGACCCGGCCAACGTAAGGAGGGCGTTGCTGGGCGGTTTTGCTCAGAGCCGCGCCCTCGAACTCCACGGACAGCGGATCCTCGACCGGAACTTCGAGCCCGGTTTCAGGATCAGACTCCACCGGAAAGACCTGGCCATCGCCCTTCAGACAGGCCGCGAGTCGTCACTCCCCCTTCTGGCCACGGCACAGGTTGCGGAGTTGATGAATGGACTGCTGGCAACCGGCAGAGGCGATTTGGACCACTCTGCGCTGGCCCTCCTGGTGGAAGAATTCGGAGGATCCAAAATAGAATCCTAG
- a CDS encoding DUF362 domain-containing protein: protein MGGNSTAMGVAIVYGNDVTKMVERLILSQGALGSLRPDDTVVIKPNLVVSRQEWAGVDTDPRIVEALVKVLKERGVRRITVADGSGMGYSATRAFHICGYRDLSRRYGLKLVDLEKDRFVEREVAIDGPFETMKIAATVTECDFLINLPVMKAHSETLLTCSLKNLKGVMPREMKTAFHRMGLHRGIAQLASVLLPDLILVDGLQGDLSSETGRNPVAMETMILGTNPVEVDSVVADILGYAPRTIRHIAHSADAGLGTCDLEKISIRRLNRPSKDTRFAPPPHFTKRFPCRISSHGACCTCVGNLIFALERLQEKGLLSRRLHFLVGQGPGLSRDRAETSVAVGRCAAREVDADLKIDECPPGANAIYRRVAAAGTRD, encoded by the coding sequence ATGGGGGGAAACTCAACAGCCATGGGGGTAGCCATCGTTTACGGGAACGATGTCACCAAGATGGTGGAGCGGCTGATACTCTCCCAGGGTGCTCTCGGCTCGCTCCGGCCGGATGATACCGTGGTCATCAAACCGAATCTGGTCGTCTCCCGGCAGGAGTGGGCCGGGGTCGACACAGACCCGCGGATCGTAGAAGCTCTCGTCAAGGTGCTCAAGGAGAGGGGAGTCCGTCGAATCACAGTAGCCGATGGGAGCGGGATGGGCTACAGTGCTACCCGAGCGTTTCACATCTGCGGATACCGGGATCTCTCCAGGCGGTATGGTTTGAAGTTGGTCGATCTCGAGAAGGACCGCTTCGTCGAGAGAGAGGTGGCGATCGACGGTCCTTTCGAGACCATGAAGATAGCGGCGACCGTCACGGAGTGCGACTTTCTCATCAACCTGCCGGTCATGAAGGCCCACTCCGAAACCCTGCTCACCTGCAGCCTGAAAAACCTCAAGGGTGTCATGCCCAGGGAGATGAAGACGGCCTTTCACCGCATGGGCCTTCACCGAGGGATCGCACAACTGGCAAGCGTCCTCTTGCCGGACCTGATCCTAGTAGACGGCCTCCAGGGAGATCTAAGCTCCGAGACAGGCCGGAACCCTGTTGCCATGGAGACGATGATACTGGGGACCAATCCGGTTGAAGTCGATTCTGTTGTGGCGGACATCCTCGGATATGCGCCTAGGACGATCCGCCATATCGCTCACAGCGCTGATGCCGGGCTCGGTACATGTGACCTGGAAAAGATCTCCATCCGCCGCCTCAACCGCCCCTCCAAGGATACCCGCTTCGCGCCGCCTCCCCACTTCACGAAACGGTTTCCCTGCCGTATCAGCTCTCATGGGGCCTGCTGCACCTGCGTGGGGAATCTGATTTTTGCCTTGGAACGGTTGCAGGAAAAGGGGCTTCTCTCGAGGAGGCTCCACTTCCTCGTAGGACAGGGTCCCGGGCTCTCCCGGGACAGAGCTGAGACGTCCGTCGCCGTGGGCAGGTGTGCGGCCAGAGAGGTTGACGCAGATCTGAAGATCGATGAATGCCCGCCCGGCGCGAATGCCATCTACCGGCGCGTGGCGGCCGCAGGTACCCGAGACTGA
- a CDS encoding SDR family oxidoreductase produces MRGLRGKRVLVTGGASGIGAATAARFLEEGARVIVLDKDQAGCRRLEAEMPSLSGTITADVSDAEAVSRAFERVDERIQGLDILINNAGISFRKPFVDIMPDSWCRVIEVNLNGVFWVAQQAARRMIEQGAGVILNMGSTNGLVGYHHYASYNASKAGVIELTRSMALELAPAVRVNAVCPGYILTPMQEAEYTAEMLQACAGKVPLGRLGRPEEVAALFAFLASDDARFITGQVYVIDGGETAGGLASQK; encoded by the coding sequence GTGCGTGGATTGAGAGGCAAGAGGGTTCTTGTGACAGGTGGAGCCAGTGGCATTGGTGCAGCAACGGCCGCGCGTTTTCTGGAGGAGGGTGCCAGAGTCATTGTGCTTGACAAGGACCAGGCGGGGTGCCGTCGGCTTGAAGCGGAAATGCCATCTCTTTCCGGAACCATCACTGCCGACGTCTCGGACGCTGAAGCAGTAAGCCGCGCCTTCGAGAGAGTCGATGAAAGAATCCAGGGATTGGACATACTGATCAACAACGCCGGGATCAGCTTCCGGAAGCCCTTTGTCGATATCATGCCGGACAGCTGGTGCCGGGTGATCGAGGTGAATCTCAACGGAGTGTTTTGGGTTGCCCAACAGGCGGCGCGACGGATGATCGAGCAGGGGGCAGGCGTCATCCTCAACATGGGTTCAACCAACGGCCTGGTTGGATATCATCACTACGCCTCCTACAACGCCTCCAAGGCGGGGGTCATCGAACTGACCCGCTCCATGGCATTGGAACTCGCCCCTGCCGTTCGTGTAAACGCAGTCTGCCCCGGTTATATACTCACACCCATGCAGGAAGCAGAATATACGGCCGAGATGCTCCAGGCATGCGCCGGTAAAGTACCTCTGGGAAGGCTGGGAAGGCCGGAAGAGGTGGCTGCCCTGTTTGCCTTTCTCGCCTCTGATGATGCTCGATTCATTACCGGACAGGTCTATGTGATCGACGGGGGGGAGACTGCGGGAGGGTTGGCGAGCCAGAAGTAG
- a CDS encoding glucose 1-dehydrogenase: MDSVEPIPARGLLKGKAALVTGGASGIGQATALLFAREGAVLSVADLDGRGALAVAQSINEQGGRAVGIQCDTTRAEDCRRALETTLQELGRVEILVNCAGIIRRASVTETEEAEWDRTMAVNVKSVFLLSKFAIPLMAEAGGGVIVNIASGWGLVGGRRAAAYCASKGAVVLLTKAMSLDHGKEGIRVNCVCPGDTDTSMLRHEAEQLGRPLASFLEEAADRPLGRIGRPEEIAQAVLYLASDASSFVTGTCLVVDGGGLAG, from the coding sequence ATGGATAGTGTCGAACCGATTCCGGCCAGGGGCCTTCTCAAGGGGAAAGCAGCCCTTGTCACGGGGGGCGCCTCTGGTATCGGGCAGGCCACGGCGCTGCTCTTTGCCAGGGAGGGGGCTGTTCTGTCTGTGGCGGATCTGGACGGCAGGGGTGCTCTTGCCGTTGCACAGTCTATTAACGAGCAGGGTGGGCGCGCCGTGGGTATTCAGTGCGATACTACCCGGGCGGAGGATTGCCGGAGAGCGTTGGAGACGACTCTTCAGGAGCTGGGCAGAGTGGAGATTCTTGTCAACTGTGCCGGGATTATTCGGCGGGCTTCCGTTACAGAGACCGAGGAAGCCGAGTGGGACAGAACCATGGCGGTCAACGTCAAGTCTGTGTTCCTCCTTTCCAAGTTTGCCATCCCCCTCATGGCCGAAGCCGGAGGCGGAGTGATTGTCAATATCGCCTCTGGTTGGGGGCTCGTGGGCGGACGAAGGGCAGCGGCCTATTGTGCCTCCAAGGGAGCCGTGGTCCTGCTCACCAAGGCGATGTCCCTCGACCACGGAAAGGAGGGAATCCGGGTCAACTGCGTCTGTCCAGGCGACACGGACACGTCGATGCTCCGTCATGAGGCTGAACAGCTGGGCCGCCCCCTTGCTTCCTTCCTGGAGGAGGCGGCCGATAGACCCTTGGGGCGGATCGGGAGGCCTGAGGAGATCGCCCAGGCGGTTCTGTATCTTGCCAGTGATGCCTCTTCCTTTGTCACCGGGACCTGCCTGGTAGTGGACGGTGGGGGGCTGGCAGGCTAG
- a CDS encoding aspartate aminotransferase family protein: MSFSTDRSGALYDRALGVLIEGGSSPSRGPANYGDYPLFIREGRGASIYDVDSNRYIDWMMAYGALPLGHAHPSVVEAVKEAASGGTLFAAATEIEIEVAEMIQRLVPSAERVRFANTGTEAAMAAVRLARGYTGRPKFIKFEGHYHGWYDDFLVNAHPHPVVSLGHRNDPIKIAESSGLNRHALEDTVVVPWNDLESVERAMETYRGQIAAVITEGIMGNMGVIPPEPGYLQGLRDLTRENRILLILDETVTGFRIAPGGCQEYYGIVPDISTFGKALGAGLPVAALVGRAEIMEALAWGGVLHYGTQNASRVGLYAARACLRELTRDGGAAFRHTWMIGDRLCSGLREIFRGKRISAIVQGVGPMFQIMFTGEEAVRDYRQFCGSVDRGKYQKFVLALFRHGVYMSPSAALHSVATVAHREEDVEFTLEAVREVVNDG; encoded by the coding sequence ATGTCTTTTAGCACCGATAGGTCGGGGGCTCTATACGACCGGGCCTTAGGGGTCCTGATCGAAGGGGGAAGTTCTCCTTCGCGGGGACCTGCCAACTACGGGGATTACCCTCTTTTTATCCGGGAAGGGCGGGGTGCGTCTATCTACGATGTGGATTCAAACCGGTACATCGACTGGATGATGGCGTATGGCGCCCTGCCTTTGGGCCACGCCCACCCCTCGGTTGTCGAAGCGGTGAAAGAGGCGGCTTCGGGAGGGACCCTTTTTGCCGCTGCCACCGAGATAGAAATCGAGGTGGCCGAGATGATCCAGCGGCTGGTTCCGAGTGCGGAACGGGTGCGGTTTGCCAATACGGGAACCGAGGCGGCAATGGCCGCTGTCAGACTGGCCAGGGGTTACACGGGAAGGCCGAAGTTCATCAAGTTCGAGGGGCATTACCATGGCTGGTATGACGACTTCCTGGTCAACGCCCATCCCCATCCGGTGGTCTCCCTGGGCCACCGGAACGATCCCATCAAGATCGCCGAGAGTTCGGGCCTCAACCGCCACGCTCTCGAGGACACGGTGGTCGTCCCGTGGAATGATCTCGAATCCGTGGAGCGAGCCATGGAGACTTACCGGGGGCAGATTGCCGCTGTCATCACCGAGGGAATCATGGGAAACATGGGGGTCATACCTCCTGAGCCTGGTTACCTCCAGGGGCTGCGGGATTTGACCCGGGAGAACAGGATACTGCTCATCCTCGATGAGACGGTTACGGGTTTCCGCATCGCTCCAGGCGGGTGTCAGGAGTATTACGGTATCGTCCCAGACATCTCCACCTTCGGCAAGGCCCTAGGGGCGGGCCTCCCTGTGGCTGCTCTTGTGGGCCGCGCGGAGATCATGGAAGCTCTCGCCTGGGGGGGAGTGCTCCACTATGGTACCCAGAACGCCTCGCGTGTGGGACTGTACGCCGCCAGGGCTTGTCTCAGGGAGCTCACCCGAGACGGAGGCGCCGCCTTTCGTCACACCTGGATGATCGGGGATCGCCTCTGTTCCGGGTTGAGGGAGATATTTCGGGGGAAACGTATCAGTGCCATCGTACAAGGGGTGGGACCCATGTTTCAGATCATGTTTACCGGAGAGGAGGCCGTGAGGGATTATCGCCAGTTCTGTGGTTCCGTGGACCGCGGGAAATACCAGAAATTCGTCCTGGCCCTTTTCAGACACGGCGTGTACATGAGCCCTTCTGCGGCTCTTCATTCGGTTGCGACAGTGGCACACCGGGAAGAGGACGTGGAGTTCACCCTCGAGGCGGTCAGGGAGGTTGTGAACGATGGATAG